The Euphorbia lathyris chromosome 2, ddEupLath1.1, whole genome shotgun sequence genome includes a window with the following:
- the LOC136217195 gene encoding uncharacterized protein produces MAGDVTGATTSAGGDAAEAQYVSAKTSVWWDIENCQVPKSCDPHLIAQNISSALVKLNYCGPVSISAYGDTNRIPQYVQQALSSTGIALNHVPSGVKDASDKKILVDMLFWAVDNAAPANYLLISGDRDFSNCLHQLRMRRYNILLAQPKKASAAIVAAAKTVWLWSSLSTGGNPLSSGESIQPGSSNCTFNAVTPQSRYFEPVQSRQPVNFDSENVSLGNLHSFPNMRVGDTKSKVKYVPITSNQPAVARATSMPVTVPDTKNNDYSCRPEFTQGKQFKKAPHEFFGGSEPVASANMSTPNFFPGNSDPSRNSANNITGDSQSQYAPHVRPNSFSMKQPAFVHAYHSMHSKPDDTRFSLASSNNVHYTGKLRISECGNFIKDAPKFPHQVLPDLQLQVKSHETNRGQSNNWYPLPSSSVSNTSSSNPIWANLGRSPPSEYEQGLIGIILLALDTLKAEKVMPTEANIADCIRFGEAKHHGTDVRKALDSAIEQNMVVKQKLGAMELYVGKNQKLWQCVNPIGGNPNQYPQAIWDGIEKFLTSSAGKSAILASNCRYEAALILKKACLEDLVLGDVLQLLNMIVFPKKWIIQSHSGWQPIAITLKD; encoded by the exons ATGGCCGGAGATGTGACCGGAGCAACAACTTCCGCTGGAGGAGACGCCGCCGAGGCCCAGTACGTGTCGGCGAAGACGTCTGTCTGGTGGGACATAGAGAACTGCCAGGTTCCCAAGAGCTGCGATCCCCATTTAATCGCTCAGAACATAAGTTCCGCCCTGGTTAAATTGAACTATTGTGGCCCGGTCTCCATCTCTGCCTACGGCGACACTAATCGGATTCCTCAATACGTCCAGCAAGCTCTCTCCAGCACTGGAATAGCCCTTAATCACGTCCCTTCCG GAGTGAAGGATGCAAGTGACAAGAAAATTCTAGTTGATATGCTTTTTTGGGCAGTAGACAATGCTGCTCCCGCAAATTATTTGCTCATTTCTGGTGATCGGGATTTTTCTAATTGTCTCCATCAGCTACGCATGAGGAGATATAATATACTTTTGGCACAGCCAAAGAAAGCATCTGCAGCTATTGTTGCTGCAGCGAAGACTGTATGGCTCTGGTCCAGTCTTTCGACTGGAGGAAACCCGCTTAGTAGTGGGGAGTCAATACAACCTGGTAGCAGTAACTGTACCTTTAATGCTGTAACACCTCAAAGCAGATACTTTGAACCTGTTCAATCTAGACAACCTGTAAATTTTGATTCTGAAAATGTTTCCTTGGGAAATTTGCATTCATTTCCTAATATGAGGGTTGGTGATACTAAATCTAAAGTGAAATATGTTCCTATTACCTCAAATCAGCCTGCTGTTGCGAGAGCCACAAGTATGCCAGTCACAGTTCCTGACACCAAGAATAATGACTACTCTTGTCGGCCTGAATTCACACAAGGAAAGCAGTTTAAGAAAGCTCCACATGAATTCTTTGGGGGCAGTGAACCAGTAGCCTCTGCGAATATGTCTACACCCAATTTCTTTCCAGGTAATTCTGACCCTTCACGGAACAGTGCCAATAATATCACAGGAGATTCTCAAAGTCAGTATGCTCCGCATGTGAGGCCAAATAGCTTCTCCATGAAACAACCCGCTTTTGTTCATGCCTATCATTCAATGCATTCCAAACCTGATGATACTAGATTCTCTTTAGCCTCTTCTAATAATGTGCATTACACTGGTAAGTTAAGAATATCTGAATGTGGCAACTTCATAAAAGATGCTCCTAAATTTCCCCATCAAGTACTGCCAGACTTACAGCTACAGGTTAAAAGCCATGAAACAAACAGAGGCCAATCAAACAATTGGTATCCTCTTCCTTCATCCTCAGTTAGCAACACCAGTTCTAGTAATCCTATATGGGCAAACCTAGGAAGGTCGCCTCCTTCAGAATATGAACAAGGTCTTATCGGCATTATCTTACTGGCTTTAGACACCTTGAAAGCTGAAAAAGTCATGCCTACTGAAGCAAATATAGCTGACTGCATTCGTTTTGGAGAGGCAAAACATCATGGTACTGATGTACGTAAAGCATTGGATAGTGCAATTGAGCAAAATATGGTAGTGAAGCAAAAATTAGGTGCAATGGAGCTGTATGTTGGTAAAAATCAGAAACTATGGCAGTGTGTGAACCCTATAGGTGGTAATCCTAACCAGTACCCACAAGCAATATGGGATGGCATAGAAAAGTTCCTGACTTCCTCTGCTGGAAAATCAGCCATATTAGCTTCTAATTGCAG ATATGAAGCAGCATTGATTCTAAAAAAGGCATGTTTGGAAGACCTTGTTTTGGGTGATGTACTCCAACTCTTGAATATGAtagtttttccaaaaaaatgGATAATTCAAAGCCATTCCGGATGGCAACCAATTGCCATCACACTTAAAGATTAA